The genome window CCCAAAGGTGAGAAAAATGTGTCCTTTAAAACCTAGGAAAGCTCTGATATATTTGGCTATGTTAAAATTTagacttttatatataaaaagagagCACAGATATTctcaaagacaaatgaaaaactggggaaaatatttataatatttttgatgTTTATGATAGATAGCAGagctaatttcttcatttttttaatttaaataataagaaaggagcaactaaaagaaaaattgtacatAGAGAACTACGCAAAGAATATGGAGAGAGAggctacaaataaaaaaatatgctgTTGGGTATACAGTGTAGGATAAGTTGTAAGGAAATCAGAACTGTCATCGACATTGGTGTATATCTATATTGGTAAACTCTTGAAAGAAGATTTTGTAATATCTTTCAAAATGTTAGAtgcccacccagcagttataCTCCTAGGAATTTACTTCATGAATATACTCACAAAAGCATGTATATGGAGTATCTTCATCGCAGCATTGTTTGCAAGAGCcgcaaatgaaaaataatctatGGTCCATCCATCACAGTGGAATACGCcactaaaaagaggaaaataggtCTGAATACAGGTCCCAGATACATCCGGGGGAAAACACAATATGGATAGCAACGTACATAGAACGTTCACATTTGCTTAAATTTTATAGGTATTCATAAAATTGTTCTAGAATGCAGTAAGCTAATTCCCACCTTTGGGAAAGGGGTCTGTTTGGCAAGGGTgttgtacttttcattttatcaaattttttacTATTTGAATTTGTACCAAATCTAAAttgcatgtaatttaaaatattttaaattattttaatgctaTCTTGTTTGAACAGATGCTTCTTAGGCTAAAAATAGTTATTGTTACTTTATCCTGTACAGACATTAGAATTTGGTatcttgtgtgcatgtgtgtgtgtgtgtgtgtttctgtgaattttaatGTTGAACTATTTGTTTTATCAGGTGATTGTCCATTGATTGTTCAGTTTGCTGCTAATGATGCAAGAATTTTATCTGATGCTGCTCGTATAGTCTGTCCTTATGCGAATGGAATAGACATTAACTGTGGTTGTCCTCAGAGGTAAAGCTTAACGAAGTTGgaagaattttcaaaaagattAGGAAAAACTATGTGAACATGGTAAACTATCATTCTGgtattccaaaaattaaaaaataaggaaaatagagagaaagaacTTGGGCTCTAAataagaagcaagaaaaaaaaaggaaatattatttagaaacatACATGCAAAGATATTTTCTGATGGCTACAACAATATATAGACCCTTGACAAGTTTTTGTCTCACCTCAccactagaattttttttatgtGTGGATCTGCCTTGAACCTCATCCATAAGTAATTATGTGAGACTGATGTTTATGGCAATCCCTAAAATGTGTTTTTACTGCTATGTCAGACATACTTGCTCTAAACACTATGATTCTATGATTTGGGAGATCACTTGTTTTCTCTTACTTAATTTCAGTTATAAGAAAACCTTCTTATAATTACCTTTTCTTCCTATACCATAGTTGTTTGGTTGAGTCTGAGTAACTGGGTGTTGATAGGATGTACTTATTTTGACGATAATATCCCTACCTTCCTGGCACTATACTAGATTATCTGTCAATAATTCACAATGTgttcaaagaataaaatcaagGTTTTATGTATAGCATAATCCAAATCAGATTAGATATATTTGAATACTCATTAGGAGAGTTCAGTAAGCTGTTTAGTGGTATTGGAATGCTGTAAGCCAAAAATATCTTTCCTCTTAAGATTAATAAAACCTCTTGTTATGGACCATAAACAtcaaatttggaatttaaaaaatctctagtaATTGCAATTACAAATACTTAAATCTGTTTTGGTTGAATGAACTTTAATTTTCTCACTTGCCAGTGAAAACCATTTCCCCTAAGTATTTCTTGATCTGGGAACATGTTTTCCTAATCTCGATACACTTAGAAGTGTTGGatctatgaattttaaaaatctggttccATTCCAGGTTGCTAggtagagaaataataaatgcactTACTGTGCTTTTAGAATTGTATCTTCTCTTCCAGCTGATAACAATTTATTTGTTGTTGTATTTACTTTATGAAGGTGGGCATTGGCAGAAGGTTATGGAGCTTGCTTAATAAACAACCCAGAGCTTGTTCGAGACATGGTGAAACAAGTAAGAAATCAAGTGGAAAATCCCAGATTTTCAGTATCTATTAAAATAAggtaaagataatattttaatctaCTGACAAGATAGTCCATTACTCAGGCAATAAAAGAATATTCCTTTTGTCTGAAGGTGTGGAGATGTCTACTCTTCATAAGTAGGCATCTAGTATATGAAAATGTTGAAACAAAACATTTAGTAAATGAATAGAtaccataatttttatttataatccaAAAAATTTCTTCTTcgtattttttaagaaaaattaaaatatgcctGTATTATTAAAAACTCTCTCCCAAGAGAAACAACTTTTTCCATGAACTATTTAATTAACTAATGCTAAGAAACATTCCTGATACCAAGAGTAGAAAATAGGAATGATATTTGCACTAAAATTtcacagtgaaaagaaaataaactaaaaattagtCTTTTGGTGACAGGTTAAAAACATACTTCaagataaattattataattctcCCACTTGCAGATTGGAGCATGCACAGCAAATATTAAGATAGCACCTTTCAATGCATCTGTGATAGTACTTTGATAAATCTTTCAGTTATCAAAGCCAAGAGCGAGGAGCACTGGGTAAAAGTTATTTGTCATCCTATTGTTATCAATAGTGAAATAGGTAAATTCAAGGTCTTGAATGGGAACTGATCCCTGAACAAAACCTCACTGATAGCGGCACGTGGTGATAATATGATATAGCATAGGTAAACTAAATAATGTAacagatgaaatatttttctatttagtttATTGATGTTAGCATTAAGATTTGTGTGCTGTGAAAAGATAGATATGATTTTGAAATTATAGGATCCATGATGACCTTACAAGAACTGTAGATCTTTGTCGAAAGGCTGAAGCAACAGGGGTTTCTTGGATTACAGTCCATGGAAGAACTGTTGAAGAAAGACATCAGCCAGTTCACTATGAGGCCATTAAAATAATTAAGCAAAATATGTCTATACCTGTAATTGCTAATGGAGACATCAGAAGcttaaaagaagcagaaaatgtgTGGCATATTACTGGGACAGATGGTAAGAAATAAttacttcagtttttttgttttttaattagcagaaaaattagaaagtgggggtgggagaatAATATTAAtgtgattttcattatttttctttcatatggagccatattttcctgttttaccAACTTAAGCCAAGCAATTTACTAAAATGATGTTAATCCTTATACTTAGAAACAACAGATTATTTTAATTGGGGTAAATTAGTTCAGTTAATTCTCTGCCACCATCTCATCCAGTTAGTGACCACTAGAGCCTATAGAATTCGTGAATCCAAGAGTGGTCCTAGGAGCCAAAGAAACCCCAGACTGCTATGCAGTTTCATTATCCCCTTCAACTTTGGCATACCACGCCCTGTGATACCTGTTGCTGGATGAGAGAATGCAGACAAACTTCAAGCAAACCCAATTTATGACAATCCAGATTTACTCTTAAATCcagaaaactaattttttaatgtaaagtctttaaaatataagaaaaaaagtcttgTGAGTTCATTTACACTTAATTGGtttataaaaaatatcaaaatgaattCTTTAATAAGAATTAGTCTAATACAAGGGCATTGTGAAACCTtgtaataatactttatttttgaatattcttAGTTTGTTTCATTGAGTTTGACCCCATAACCATGAGTTCTTAATGTGTGGACAAACGTGATGTGCTTTAATTTGTAGGTGTGATGGTTGCAAGAGGACTCTTAGCCAACCCGGCCATATTTGCTGGATATGAGGAAACCCCGCTGAAATGCATCTGGGACTGGGTTGACATTGCTCTTGAACTTGGAACTCCTTATATGTGTTTCCATCAACATTTAATGTACATGATGGAAAAGATAACTTCGAGgcaggaaaaaagaatatttaatgctTTGTCAAGCACATCAGCAGTCTTAGATTACCTTACAGACCATTATGGGATTGACTGGACTTCCTAAGTTATTTTCTATCTTTAGTGAAACCACCCAGGGTCACATCTTGGTTTTCACTTTGAATCAGTGGCTCTCAAACATTAGTATAAAAACAATGCCctgacagaatttttaaaagtcattcctAGACCAtatcctcagagattctgattcagtaaatctcTAGGGTGGAcccaaaatttagttttaaagaaGACCCCAGGTGGTTCAAACATTGACAAACATTGCTCTGAATCCTATTATGGATTTAAAACcgtaagaatttttttcttaaaggaatcatgtttttaacatttttaaataaataaaactttttattttgatactaAAAGTATGACTCATGGTATCTGTAAGTTAACATTAggtatgttttaaatgaaaataagagcagaaaagTGAACAAATTCCAACATCTGTATAAAGTGAAAAGGAACAAGAAATTCTGTATAGAATGCATTCAGGGCTTAAATTAAAAGTTCAAATTGGAAAATCAAACTGCTACTTCCTAATTCATGAATTACACACCTCAAGGTATTTCTTTAAATTGCATGTAATAGAAGTTAATTAGATGTGatgttttctataatttaaaactaaGATTCCATGAAATtctttaaatgacattaaatttGTTACATTTCGAGCCTTCTAAATCTTTAGAAGATTGAGAGCTTGGTAAATATACCTGTacgtaaaatattaatttctgtcCCCCacatcttaaatataaaaaatttggtAGCTAATCTGGAGATGATTACACAGTCAGCCCTCGGTGCTAGACCACTTTGtatatgggacttgagcatccacaaaTTTTGGTACCCACAAGAGTCCTAGAACCAATgccccacagataccaagggacagctgtgtatttaaaatattatttcctggAGAACAGTaaccaggttttatttttaatttaaaaacctaattTTCATACCCTGAATAGTAATGTTATTTTTATGCTTCCCAGCAGTTGAtgataattttaactttaaagttCCATggtttagggaattccctagcggtccagtgcttaggagtccctgctttcactgccaagggtgcaggttcaattcctggtgggggaactaggacCCCTGgaagctgcgtggcacagccaaaaaaactaaaaaatttaaaaaaaataaagttccatGGTTTGGGGATGTCACTAACAGAATTTTGTTGGTGGTGAACGTGCCACTGCAAGAATtatctcagggacttccctggtggcacagtggttaagaatcttcccgccaatgcaggggacacgggttcgagccctggtccaggaagatcccacatgccacggagcaactaagcccacgtaccaaattactgagcctgtgctctagagccctcgtgctgcaactactgagcccacacaccgcaactactgaagcccgctggcctagagcccgtgctctgcaacaagagaagccaccgcaacgagaagcacgtgcaccacacgaagagtagcccctgctcgctgcaactagagaaggcccacacacagcaactaagacccaacgcagccaaaaaaaaaaaaaaaaattatctcaggTTAAAATAAAACAGTTCTGTAATTAAGATATTGGTCTATATTACCAACATAAAAACTGTTATAAGGAGACAATTATCTAAACTGCTTAATTCAACAGtttggaaatattaaataaatccGTTTTAACATAAGCACTATGttgccattttttaatttaaggcacattctgtgctttcatttttcaattaACGGATCTTTAAAGATAACTGGCTTTTTCATTAAATGAGTAGTATATTAGCAAATAGGGAGCTATAGTCAAAACAGTGATTTTTACGTTTGTAAATTAACTCTGCTACAACCAGTGTTCTGAGGACAGCAGCATAATTACAGTAAGGTGCACAGCCGTTCAAGGAACCAGTGTAGAAAGGCAAGGAGTTCTAAatgcctttgattttttttaagttccttatGGTTAATTTAtgttgtccttttttcttttccatgtaatCAAGTATACTTGTGATAAGAGAAAGCACTGATTTAAATGTGCTTTTATATTCAATAACCACCTCTTGTTTTCACCATTTGCTTAATCTTCCCAAAGTAATCGTCTCCAGGAGGAGAATACTTTTATGTGCATTCCTGATACGTTAATATTGGGGgggaaatctttaaaattttgagtGTTTTCACGCAATTTGAAAACCTAGAAAATAGTAATTGAAAGAATATACCCATACCCACGTTGTTCTCCTTAACAGTCAGTCCCCAAACATCACCCGAAAGTGTACTGCCTCTTCCCAGCCCATGGACAAGAGTAGAAAACGTCACACGAAGTGTATGTTGGACGCTACCTATCCTCCTACATTCTCCGAACAAAATGCGGCACAACCAGCTTGTTCCGGACAACGAAACTGTGTCTACGGTAAAATACAAACCAGGAAAGGAGTGTTCTAACCACGTTCACTGAGTGTGCAGCACCCTATCTAACCCTCCCGCCCCGGCGCCACTCCTCGCCGGACCCCAGCAAGCCCTTTCAGAACATCGG of Physeter macrocephalus isolate SW-GA chromosome 5, ASM283717v5, whole genome shotgun sequence contains these proteins:
- the DUS4L gene encoding tRNA-dihydrouridine(20a/20b) synthase [NAD(P)+]-like isoform X1, coding for MQTTTCQERKKDPIEMLHSGQLVKVCAPMVRYSKLAFRTLVRKYSCDLCYTPMIVAADFIRSIKARDSEFTTNQGDCPLIVQFAANDARILSDAARIVCPYANGIDINCGCPQRWALAEGYGACLINNPELVRDMVKQVRNQVENPRFSVSIKIRIHDDLTRTVDLCRKAEATGVSWITVHGRTVEERHQPVHYEAIKIIKQNMSIPVIANGDIRSLKEAENVWHITGTDGVMVARGLLANPAIFAGYEETPLKCIWDWVDIALELGTPYMCFHQHLMYMMEKITSRQEKRIFNALSSTSAVLDYLTDHYGIDWTS
- the DUS4L gene encoding tRNA-dihydrouridine(20a/20b) synthase [NAD(P)+]-like isoform X2 — protein: MIVAADFIRSIKARDSEFTTNQGDCPLIVQFAANDARILSDAARIVCPYANGIDINCGCPQRWALAEGYGACLINNPELVRDMVKQVRNQVENPRFSVSIKIRIHDDLTRTVDLCRKAEATGVSWITVHGRTVEERHQPVHYEAIKIIKQNMSIPVIANGDIRSLKEAENVWHITGTDGVMVARGLLANPAIFAGYEETPLKCIWDWVDIALELGTPYMCFHQHLMYMMEKITSRQEKRIFNALSSTSAVLDYLTDHYGIDWTS